From the genome of Grus americana isolate bGruAme1 chromosome 16, bGruAme1.mat, whole genome shotgun sequence:
CCGACAGCTTCACGGGGTGCAGGCGCTCCCCTCTCTCCCCGTCGTGCCGGCGCTAACGAGGTTCTGCAGATCAAGGTAGATCAGCGAGGCAGTGCCGGGGGTGGAGGGGGACGCCCGAGAATCTGTCTGAAATCCAGCTCCCGCCGCAGCGTCCGCTAATATCCGCGGCGTTCCCGCAGCTCAGGGCTGCAGCTCAATTACTGGGGCTTTGTGATTTATATCTGTGTCTGGCATGATCTGCGGCTGACGGGAGCCTGTAAATAGCTCCGTGCCTTTTCCTGGGAGCTGCctcttcactctttttttttttttccattttttggtgtctttttttttttaaaaaaaaaaagctataaataaatatctCAGCCTTTGTGGGTACCTGTGAGCAGACTCTCAGTTGTCCGTGTGCTGGCCCCTGCACAAAGCTCCCCCGGGCATTGCAGGGTCtgggacccccagggaccccctgaAATGTCCCTGGTGCCTCCAGACCCAACTCCAGGGATCGGTTCTGCTCCGGCGCAGGTGGAGGACTCGGTCGTTCCTCGCTTTCCTGGGAGTGAGAGACTGTAGGTGACACGGAGAAACCAGCACGTAAATAAGCGTGAGCCCAGTGTCGTAGTCAAGAAGCCCAAATGGCGAAGGATTTCCCAAATTAACTGTGCATGAAATTGGATAGAGACAATGGCTCGGCCCATCCTTCACCACAGAGATTTGTGTGCGACGGCAGAGTCTCCTACCAGCGACAGCCTTCCCTGGTCAGGAAGACACAAAATCTTCCCGTAGGACCAACTGATCACACCAGGGAACAGCCATCAAGGGAGCCAGTTCCCTGGTCCACCTGGATCCAGGAGGGGACAGCAGGTCCTCCCCCAGGACCGCACTCCCCAGCCCACGGACCTGCTCCCTGGTGCCACCCAGGCACTTTGCAAGGAGCCGCTGCGACTCACGGCCCCAAGCATCAAACCGCTCTGCAAAATGTTTCGTGTGAAACGTGCCCATCAAAGCGGGCTTTGTTCAAAAGACTCTTCAAATGAatccttccctcttttttctcccagttttccATGTCGGTGACCCTGTGCACAAGCCCAGTCCCCACCCCGGCAGGTGGCCCTGGGTCTGGATCACTTAGAAGACACGCGAGATTTCCCCGTTCATCAAGGTTGGGATATTCAAGCCCCTCTTATGAAGACACTTCCCAGGGCATTTCCAGGTATAAAGTGTTCACAACACAGTTAAAACCATATTGTGCTGGTACCAATATACTTTAGGACTTTAACATGAGTAGCTATATGCATACACAGGACATAGGAAGAGAGTCACCAGTTTTGCCATAGCAGGTATCATCCATGGTGggtgcccacccagccaccCATCTCAGGAGCCTGGCAACAGAGGTGCCTTCCCAGACACATCCTCCACCCAGTCTCTCCATAACGATGTCTCTGGAAATGGCAGGAATGCCCTCGTCAGGCCAGGCAATGCATAGATTAGACAGGAATGCCCTGAAGAGTTTTCTTAAACAGTTTGGTGCAATCACCTTTGCAATTGCAAAGAAAGACTAAGGATGGTTGTGTCTTCTCCACGTGCACAGAGCGATGGTCTCCaatgcctgccagcccccaggCAGCAAGACCAGTCAAAGAAAATGCTATAGGACAGCATTGGACCATGCTCGTCCCACACCAGGGGCCACCACAAGGGTGGCCACCATCATAGTGGTGGGCATGGGCAACACCAGAGGCATGTGGCCCTCCAGCAGGCATCCAGGTTGAGTTTAGAGGACTGTCGTCTCCTTCTCAGTCATTGAAGAcatcttggagaagctcctgtGAACGATGCTGGAGTGGCCAGTCTCCTCACTGAGGGCGTTCACCAGTCTGGAAAGTATGGTGACCTTAAACTTCTTAAAGTCCTGGCCCATGAAGACGTAGAGGACGGGGTTCATGCAGCTGTTGGAGGCAGCGAGCGCTGTGGTTATGGGGATGCTGATCTCAAACACAGAGCGCGGGATCGCGTCAGGCTGTGTTTCCAGGAGGTTCAGCAGGTGGTAGGGACTCCAGCAAAGGAAGAAGGTGACTATAATGGTGACGATGATCTTGAAGGGCTTTTTGGACTTGGCAAGGCGGTTTCGACGCAAGTTGAAGACGATGGCGATGTAGCAGAAAGTGATGATGGTTATGGGAAGGATGTACCCGGCGAGGAACCTGGTGATGTTCACCGTTCGGTGCCTCATTAGTGCCAGGGCTTGGTAAGACTTATTCCTGGAGAGGGAAAAGTTGCTAAAACAAATCACGGAGTTGCGGGCTTGTGCCGTGTCTCGGAAGACAAGAGACGGGCAGCTCATAATGATGCCAACGGTCCAGATAATTAAGCAAACCAAATACGCTAGGTTGGTCGACCGATGGTTTTGAGACCAGACAGGAAAAACCACTGACACGTAGCGATCAAAGCTGATGGTGGTGAGCAGAAGGACGCTGGTGTACATGttgaggatgaggaggaaggagttcAACTTGCACATGACTGTCCCAAAGATCCAGTTGTACCGCATGGCCGTGTAAGCAATGTTTATGGGCAGGAAGATGTTGAAGAGGAAGTCTGCGACGGCCAGATTAAGGAACCAGATGGCATTGACTGACTTCTTCATCTTCAGAGTTATGATTGCAATGACGAGGCCGTTGCCCAGGATGCCCAACACGCAGGACACCGTGTAGATGATGACGGAAAGGATCCTCGCAACATCCTTTGGGTCGTGGGATTGGTCTGTCCACACATTGCTGGTGTCCTCACTGGTGTAATCTGGGTAGTCACTGTAGTTATCGACATCGTCCAAGTAATAGGACAAATTGGAAAGCGCCATTATCTGTAAACAAACTACAGCCTGGTTAGTCCCAGGTTCTCCAGCCGGTGATGTTTCTCTGCGTGTTTCTGTTGAGCAAACACATGGTGTTAATCACAGCAAGCACAGCCTGTGGGAGGGACGCCGGCCCCCCAACATGCGCAGACACGAGAGGCTGTGGAGAGAAGGGATGGAGCACATGGGTACGGGcgatcatagaatcatagaatggtctgggttggaagggaatcCCGTGGGGACCCCGCTGCTGGCCCTGGGGGAAGATGCTCCCTCCCGCAGCGCCTCACCGTGTTTCCACCCCCCGACCAAGAGACATCAGCTCCCCGAGCCACAGGACGTGATTCAGTCACTCGTCTCCACCAGGATGTGGCTGTAGCCTCATCCTGCAAAATATGTCTATTACCCGCCTACTTCCAGGGGAAAAACTAGGATGATGCTTATTAACAGCTCATTAACAGCTTTGAGACCTTCCAATCTGCAAAATATTacagctcttctctttttttctcccaagcaCCCAGCAAATTGGACTGAAAATCCAGCATGCAGTGGACCACATGCCCGACCGATGCCGGGCATCCGGCCGGGTGAAGCCGGTGTGACACGTTCTCACCTTGCCTCCCCGTGAGCACGGCTCCACGGCCGGACGCCTGTCGGGATGCGGGGAGAAGCAGCGGTTCAGCGTCCCACGGCACAAAGGCAGCTCCCTCCGCGCGGGTCTAGGGACGGAGCTGTAATATTAAAACCGAGATCAAAGAAAGGCCGTTCGCCCTCGGACGTGGGGTTAAGGGAGGAAACAGAGACTCAGCCGCCGCCGCAATTTAACCCTGTGCAGCCTCCCCGGCAGGTTGGTGCTGCCCCACACCtcgggggggctgtgctggcctggGGACCCCAGACCGCAGAGCTGGTGAAGTTGGGGTCCTGCTGTTGCAAGAACGTCCATCCTGGAGGATTACTTACAAACGACCCAACAACAGATGCCAGGTAAGACCGCCAGGTAAGAGTCAGGAACCGCCTCTTGCAACACACTGGGACGAGATTGCTCGGTGAGCCAACTCATGACGATATATGGAAAAAAGACTCAGAAGTTCATGAAAAAGGACACCAAAAGCGCCTCTTCAACAAACCGCTAGGGACCATCAGAGACATAAAGCGCACGCATAATTAAGATGCAAATATTATGAGTTCCGGGAAACATAATGAATATGTATGGTTTGGGGCAATATAACCCTCACTGGTTGTAGCTGGTGGCGTGCATGATAGGCATCCCTCATGCATCCGATGCcgcaataaagaatgcctgctctTTAATACTacattggtgttaaggagttttatTCCCGATTTCAGTGACACTGCCATGATCCCAGTAGTTTTTGGG
Proteins encoded in this window:
- the CMKLR1 gene encoding chemerin-like receptor 1, which gives rise to MALSNLSYYLDDVDNYSDYPDYTSEDTSNVWTDQSHDPKDVARILSVIIYTVSCVLGILGNGLVIAIITLKMKKSVNAIWFLNLAVADFLFNIFLPINIAYTAMRYNWIFGTVMCKLNSFLLILNMYTSVLLLTTISFDRYVSVVFPVWSQNHRSTNLAYLVCLIIWTVGIIMSCPSLVFRDTAQARNSVICFSNFSLSRNKSYQALALMRHRTVNITRFLAGYILPITIITFCYIAIVFNLRRNRLAKSKKPFKIIVTIIVTFFLCWSPYHLLNLLETQPDAIPRSVFEISIPITTALAASNSCMNPVLYVFMGQDFKKFKVTILSRLVNALSEETGHSSIVHRSFSKMSSMTEKETTVL